The following are from one region of the Desulfonatronum thioautotrophicum genome:
- a CDS encoding potassium channel family protein translates to MKFLPSQIIALLHKNKAKRDLRILMKFILVLITLVTVYSILFHVIMIHHEGRSFSWFTGVYWTLVTMTTLGFGDIVFNTNLGLFFSTVVLLSGVVFLLVMLPFTFIQFFYAPWLEAQSKSRIIRSLPESTADHVIIVGVDPICLSLVGKLKQYGRVCYVVLGEQQLAQGLYEQGFKVVCGELDDIETYRRIQADKSALILVNSGDDKVNTNIVYTLRELCEETPVVANASEDDSVDILELAGSSHVFQFTRMLGQSLARRVLGVTMRANIIGRFDKLLIAEVPAMRSSLEGKTILESRLRELTGITVAGVWERGKYRAPTPDMMITASTVLVLAGSDQQLAVYDEKFGSYVQSEAPILILGGGRVGCAAAETLKARNIPFKIVEKNLRAIKGHSDGYVHGSAADLETLRKAGIDIAPSVIVTTHDDDMNIYLTIYCRRLRPEIQIITRATLDRNISKLHRAGADLVMSYASMGVTSVINYLLRDNTLMISEGLNIFKMPAPKKLIGKSLEESSIRQKTGCNVIAIDNKGQLNINPAPGSAIVADSELIMIGNAEAEQCFMGSFSNGD, encoded by the coding sequence ATGAAATTTTTGCCCTCCCAGATCATCGCCTTGCTTCATAAAAACAAGGCCAAGCGCGACCTGCGGATCCTGATGAAATTCATCTTGGTCCTTATAACCTTGGTAACGGTGTACAGCATTCTGTTTCATGTGATCATGATTCACCATGAGGGGCGCTCATTCTCCTGGTTCACCGGAGTATATTGGACCCTGGTGACCATGACCACTCTGGGCTTTGGCGATATCGTTTTCAATACAAACCTTGGGTTGTTCTTTTCGACGGTTGTGTTGCTGTCCGGCGTGGTCTTTCTCCTGGTCATGTTACCGTTTACGTTTATCCAGTTTTTTTATGCCCCTTGGCTGGAAGCCCAGTCGAAATCGCGCATCATCCGGTCGCTGCCTGAGAGCACGGCCGACCATGTGATCATCGTCGGTGTTGATCCAATTTGTTTAAGTCTGGTGGGGAAGCTCAAACAATATGGGCGAGTCTGTTACGTGGTGTTGGGGGAACAGCAACTCGCCCAGGGACTCTATGAGCAGGGATTCAAGGTTGTTTGCGGCGAACTGGACGATATTGAAACCTATCGACGAATTCAGGCTGACAAGTCGGCCTTGATTCTCGTGAACAGCGGTGATGACAAGGTCAATACCAATATCGTCTACACACTGCGGGAGCTTTGTGAGGAAACCCCAGTGGTTGCCAATGCATCCGAGGATGATTCCGTGGATATCCTGGAATTGGCCGGCAGCAGCCACGTCTTCCAGTTCACCAGGATGCTCGGTCAATCTTTGGCCCGGCGGGTACTGGGCGTGACCATGCGCGCAAACATTATCGGACGTTTTGATAAATTGTTGATCGCCGAAGTGCCGGCTATGCGGAGTTCTCTGGAGGGAAAGACAATTCTGGAGAGTCGGCTGCGTGAATTGACGGGCATTACCGTGGCGGGAGTTTGGGAGCGGGGCAAGTATCGAGCTCCTACCCCGGATATGATGATCACCGCTTCCACCGTCTTGGTTTTGGCTGGTTCGGATCAGCAATTGGCCGTTTATGATGAAAAATTCGGGAGCTATGTGCAAAGCGAAGCTCCCATCCTTATCCTCGGCGGGGGGCGGGTGGGGTGTGCCGCAGCAGAAACCCTCAAGGCCCGAAACATTCCTTTCAAGATTGTGGAGAAGAACCTGCGGGCCATCAAAGGCCATAGTGATGGGTATGTGCACGGGAGTGCAGCGGACCTGGAAACTTTGCGTAAAGCCGGCATCGACATAGCCCCATCTGTCATTGTGACCACGCACGATGACGACATGAACATCTACCTGACGATTTACTGTCGACGACTCAGGCCAGAAATTCAAATCATTACAAGGGCGACCCTGGACCGAAACATTTCCAAACTGCACCGGGCTGGAGCCGACCTGGTGATGTCCTACGCCTCGATGGGCGTAACCAGCGTTATCAATTATCTCCTGCGCGATAATACGTTGATGATCTCCGAGGGATTGAACATTTTTAAAATGCCTGCTCCCAAGAAGCTGATTGGAAAATCACTGGAAGAAAGTAGCATTCGCCAGAAGACCGGTTGCAACGTCATTGCCATTGACAACAAGGGGCAACTGAACATCAACCCCGCGCCGGGCAGCGCCATTGTCGCCGATTCGGAACTGATCATGATCGGCAACGCCGAAGCGGAGCAGTGTTTTATGGGGTCGTTTTCCAATGGGGACTGA
- a CDS encoding HEPN domain-containing protein codes for MLLDHLLLNACLHNIQQSVEKYLKATLIHFEKPFKKTHSIRELMIILSNNGIHIEISDDDIDFLDTIYLPTKYPLGSALPDFYPDKEICENALAAAKQIQSQVHQLLAPQKS; via the coding sequence TTGTTGCTTGACCATCTCCTTCTGAACGCATGTCTCCATAACATTCAGCAATCCGTCGAAAAATATCTCAAGGCAACATTGATTCATTTCGAGAAACCTTTCAAAAAAACGCACAGCATTCGGGAACTTATGATCATCCTCTCAAATAACGGCATCCATATAGAAATCAGTGATGATGACATAGATTTCCTGGATACGATTTATCTTCCTACAAAGTACCCGCTTGGGAGTGCGCTTCCTGATTTTTACCCCGACAAGGAAATCTGTGAAAACGCTCTTGCGGCTGCAAAACAGATCCAATCTCAGGTTCATCAACTTCTTGCACCACAAAAATCATGA
- the ahbC gene encoding 12,18-didecarboxysiroheme deacetylase has product MIGISKLYCGTIEPSDALRYGRHSGKLPSHLLQFSQDKKPVVVWNMTRRCNLKCVHCYAQAVDPDGTDEISTNQAKTMIDDLAAFGSPVMLFSGGEPLVRKDLVELAHYAVSKDMRAVISTNGTLITKQKARELKDVGLSYVGISLDGGEEVHDRFRGVPGSFKKALEGIANCQAEGLKVGLRFTINKRNVGEVPVLFDLIRDLEVPRICFYHLVYSGRGSDLMNEDLDHGQTREVVNQIIDRTKALHDAGMPKEVLTVDNHADGPLIYMRLLQEDPKRAEEVRELLSFNEGNNSGRGIGCISWDGQVHADQFWRNHTFGNVLDRPFSEIWTDPTIELLAKLKDKKAHVAGRCTTCRFLNVCGGNFRARSEAYHGDIWAPDPACYLTDEEIAGPAIV; this is encoded by the coding sequence ATGATCGGCATATCCAAATTGTACTGCGGCACCATCGAACCCTCCGACGCGTTGCGATACGGTCGGCACTCCGGCAAGCTGCCCTCGCATCTGCTCCAATTCTCCCAGGACAAGAAACCCGTCGTGGTCTGGAACATGACCCGACGCTGCAACCTGAAATGCGTGCACTGCTATGCCCAGGCCGTGGATCCCGACGGCACGGACGAAATCTCCACGAACCAGGCCAAAACCATGATCGATGACCTGGCCGCCTTCGGTTCCCCGGTGATGCTTTTTTCCGGGGGTGAACCCCTGGTACGCAAGGACCTGGTGGAACTGGCCCACTACGCCGTTTCCAAGGACATGCGCGCCGTGATCTCCACCAACGGCACGCTGATCACCAAGCAGAAAGCCCGGGAGCTCAAGGACGTCGGCTTGTCCTACGTGGGCATTTCCCTGGATGGCGGCGAAGAGGTTCATGACCGATTTCGCGGTGTTCCCGGATCGTTCAAAAAAGCTCTGGAAGGCATTGCCAACTGCCAGGCCGAAGGTCTGAAGGTCGGGCTGCGGTTCACCATCAACAAGCGCAATGTCGGCGAAGTCCCGGTGCTCTTCGACCTGATCCGGGATCTGGAAGTCCCGCGAATCTGTTTTTATCACCTGGTCTACTCCGGACGGGGCTCGGATCTGATGAATGAGGATCTGGATCACGGCCAGACCCGGGAAGTCGTCAACCAGATCATCGACCGGACCAAGGCCCTGCACGACGCCGGGATGCCCAAGGAAGTCCTTACCGTGGACAACCATGCGGATGGGCCATTGATCTACATGCGTCTGCTTCAGGAAGATCCCAAGCGGGCCGAGGAAGTCCGGGAACTGCTCTCCTTCAACGAGGGCAACAACTCCGGCCGGGGGATCGGCTGCATCTCCTGGGACGGCCAGGTCCACGCCGACCAGTTCTGGCGCAACCACACCTTCGGCAACGTCCTGGATCGTCCGTTTTCGGAAATCTGGACTGACCCGACCATCGAACTCCTGGCCAAACTCAAGGACAAAAAAGCCCACGTGGCCGGACGGTGCACGACCTGTCGCTTCCTGAACGTTTGCGGCGGCAATTTTCGCGCCCGCTCCGAAGCCTACCACGGCGACATCTGGGCCCCGGACCCGGCCTGTTATCTGACGGACGAGGAAATCGCCGGCCCGGCTATTGTGTAA
- a CDS encoding nucleotidyltransferase domain-containing protein: MPVLNSESRENVRKNLVDSLSPEPEVRRIVVFGSFLSATEPSDVDVAVFQDSTDGYLQLAMKYRRLTRNIAKTIALDILPLRESHYPSAVPSNIAEGQVIYER; this comes from the coding sequence ATGCCGGTGCTCAACTCTGAATCCCGGGAGAACGTGCGGAAAAATCTTGTAGATTCTCTGTCACCGGAACCGGAAGTACGAAGAATTGTCGTATTTGGGTCTTTTTTGTCCGCAACGGAACCGTCTGACGTCGACGTGGCCGTGTTTCAGGACAGTACTGATGGGTATCTGCAGTTGGCCATGAAATACAGACGTCTTACACGAAATATCGCGAAAACTATTGCCCTGGACATCCTGCCGCTCAGGGAGTCCCATTATCCAAGTGCCGTTCCGTCAAACATCGCGGAAGGCCAAGTAATATATGAGAGGTAA
- a CDS encoding DUF4079 family protein, protein MVFYIHPVWQFVATILCLYAFYLGWPRLWAAFSDGKAAFLWKRHVALGRIALSALFLGLLGGAGVTAYFWGGVGFTVHHYWIGLAMAPLMLFGLVSGWLLDKNKGKYKLLPVLHGVNNSVVVLLALVQIWTGINVLRFFVL, encoded by the coding sequence ATGGTCTTCTATATTCATCCCGTTTGGCAGTTTGTGGCGACAATTTTGTGTCTCTACGCTTTTTACCTGGGCTGGCCGCGGCTTTGGGCCGCATTCTCAGACGGGAAAGCCGCCTTTCTTTGGAAACGCCATGTTGCCCTTGGGCGAATCGCTCTGTCGGCACTATTCCTTGGTTTGCTCGGTGGGGCAGGGGTCACTGCTTATTTCTGGGGTGGTGTCGGTTTTACCGTGCATCATTACTGGATCGGTCTGGCCATGGCGCCATTGATGCTGTTTGGGTTGGTCAGCGGATGGCTTTTGGACAAAAACAAAGGGAAGTACAAACTCCTTCCCGTTCTCCACGGCGTGAACAACAGCGTGGTGGTGCTTTTGGCCCTGGTCCAGATATGGACGGGGATCAATGTTTTGCGCTTTTTCGTGTTGTAA
- a CDS encoding Uma2 family endonuclease, producing the protein MSPLKAEHLPHYTYADHAQWEGRWELIHGVAFAMAPAPSPRHQMVSQKIAAELEHCLSNCPQCHALLPVDWRIADDIVVQPDNLVICHEPEGAYLDQAPHLIFEVLSPATALKDRNIKYELYERAGVLYYCLVDPQHNQATIYKLVNDRYVKEADISKESFDFEWEGCHLSFNFSKIWGETV; encoded by the coding sequence ATGTCTCCACTGAAAGCTGAACATCTTCCCCACTACACCTATGCGGACCATGCGCAGTGGGAAGGCCGCTGGGAATTGATTCATGGCGTGGCCTTCGCCATGGCTCCAGCGCCAAGCCCGCGTCACCAGATGGTCAGCCAGAAGATCGCGGCGGAGTTGGAACACTGTCTGTCCAACTGTCCGCAATGCCATGCCCTGCTCCCAGTGGACTGGAGAATTGCCGACGATATTGTCGTACAACCAGACAACCTGGTGATCTGCCACGAACCAGAAGGCGCGTACCTCGACCAGGCCCCACACCTGATTTTTGAAGTCCTCTCCCCCGCCACGGCTCTGAAGGACAGGAATATCAAGTACGAGCTGTATGAAAGAGCGGGAGTCCTATACTACTGCCTGGTCGATCCGCAACATAACCAGGCAACGATATACAAACTGGTCAACGACAGATACGTCAAGGAAGCGGACATTTCAAAAGAAAGCTTTGATTTCGAATGGGAGGGCTGCCACCTGTCCTTTAACTTTTCGAAAATCTGGGGCGAAACAGTTTAA